TATATGAAGTATCAAGTTAAATGAGCCTTCTTATTTTTTTGATTGATGTTTGAAGATGCTCACGCTTAATGGGGGCAAAGCAAGTTCTAGAGCATTTTGATAATCATGAATATTGTAATTTATGGTTTCTTTGCCCCCCATATTTCCTTTGTTACTGCCCCCGTATCTAGAGCCATCTGAATTAAATATTTCTTCATAGAATCCTTCCACAGGGACACCTACTTTGTATGACCCATGAGTATTAGGTGTAAAGTTAGCTACAACAACTAGCCACTCGTTGGTATATTTTTCTCTTCTCATGAAACTTATAACCGAATTAGATTTGTCATTACAATCAATCCATTGGAATCCATAAGGGTCAAAGTCATTTCTCCATAATGCAGGTTCATTCTTATAAAGAACGTTTAGGTCATCAATCAAGTTTCTGATACCTTTATGAGGCTCAAATTCTAGTAACTCCCATTGCAGATCATCCCAAACATTCCATTCTTGTCTTTGCCCAAATTCCATTCCCATAAATATCGTTTTTTTACCAGGGTGTGTCCACATATAAGTTAGTAATGCTCGAGTATTTGCATATTTCTTCCAGTCATCGCCAGGCATTTTATGTAAAAGATGACTTTTCCCATGGACAACCTCATCATGACTAAGTGCCAGCATAAAGTTCTCTGTATAGTTATATGTAATTGAGAAAGTTACACTATTTTGATGGAATTGCCTAAACCAAGGATCTATTTCAAAATAATCAAGCATATCGTGCATCCATCCCATATTCCATTTCAAATTAAAGCCTAATCCTCCCATGTCAGTTGGTTTGGTTACCATTGGCCAAGTTGTTGATTCTTCAGCTATAGAGAGTGCGCCTGGGAAATGTTGGAAGAGTACATGATTAGCCTGTTGAAGAAATTTAACGGCTTCAATATTTTCATTCCCACCATTTTCATTGGGTATCCATTCTCCATCTGGACGTAGATAATCTCTATAAAGCATTGAAGCTACAGCATCAACTCTTATTCCATCAATATGAAACTCTTCAAACCAATAAACGAGGTTGGCAACTAAGAAATTTCTAACTTCATTTCTGCTGTAATTAAATATTAGGGTCCCCCATTCTTTGTGTTCACCTATGCGTGAATCTCCATGTTCATAAAGATGACAACCATCAAAAAATGCTAAACCATGTTTATCTTTTGGAAAATGACCAGGTACCCAATCAAGAATTACTCCTATGCCCTCTTCATGACATTTATTGACAAACTCTCTAAATTCATTTGGGGTGCCAAATCTACTTGTTGGTGCATACCAGCCTGTAACCTGGTATCCCCATGAACCATCGAAAGGATGTTCAGATATTGGCATAAGTTCGATATGTGTAAATCCTCTCTCTTTTACGTAAGGGATTAGTTTTTCGGTTAATTCTGGATAAGTTAATAATCTTGTCCCAGGTTTTAAATCGGCGGCAGGCACTGGGTCTCTTTGTTCACCATTGTCTTCTAGATATTTATTATCTGTTGATTCATGGAGCCAACTTCCTAAATGCATTTCATAAACTGAGATTGGCTTGTTAATTTGACTGGAAGAATCTCTATTTGAAATCCAAGAGCTATCATTCCAATCAAAGTTTTTCAATTTTGAAACTATTGAACCATTTTGAGGCCTTATTTCATGGAGGAAACCATATGGATCAGCTTTCTCATAAATATGACCTTGTTGTGTTCTTATTTCATATTTGTATGTGTCTCCCTCTTGCATTATTGGCATGAATAGTTCCCAAATTCCCCCTAATCTTTTTTGCATTGGATGATGTCTCCCATCCCAAGAATTTATATCTCCAACTATCGAGATTGATTTTGCATTTGGAGCCCAAATGCAAAACATAACTCCTTTTTGATTATTTTCTTCAATGAGATGTGCTCCCATTTTTTCCCAAATATGATGATGATTACCTTCTGCAAAAAGATGTCTATCAACTTCTCCCATCCACTCTTCTCTGTATGACCAAGGGTCA
This sequence is a window from Prochlorococcus marinus XMU1419. Protein-coding genes within it:
- the glgB gene encoding 1,4-alpha-glucan branching protein GlgB, with amino-acid sequence MIETIQADWIKSEAINLENCCNDNPLKILGPHFYEEQWVIRVWMPEADEVTINFKDKTYKAETINHKWLFEAILPENPNSDYEINVSRGGIKHTQNDPWSYREEWMGEVDRHLFAEGNHHHIWEKMGAHLIEENNQKGVMFCIWAPNAKSISIVGDINSWDGRHHPMQKRLGGIWELFMPIMQEGDTYKYEIRTQQGHIYEKADPYGFLHEIRPQNGSIVSKLKNFDWNDSSWISNRDSSSQINKPISVYEMHLGSWLHESTDNKYLEDNGEQRDPVPAADLKPGTRLLTYPELTEKLIPYVKERGFTHIELMPISEHPFDGSWGYQVTGWYAPTSRFGTPNEFREFVNKCHEEGIGVILDWVPGHFPKDKHGLAFFDGCHLYEHGDSRIGEHKEWGTLIFNYSRNEVRNFLVANLVYWFEEFHIDGIRVDAVASMLYRDYLRPDGEWIPNENGGNENIEAVKFLQQANHVLFQHFPGALSIAEESTTWPMVTKPTDMGGLGFNLKWNMGWMHDMLDYFEIDPWFRQFHQNSVTFSITYNYTENFMLALSHDEVVHGKSHLLHKMPGDDWKKYANTRALLTYMWTHPGKKTIFMGMEFGQRQEWNVWDDLQWELLEFEPHKGIRNLIDDLNVLYKNEPALWRNDFDPYGFQWIDCNDKSNSVISFMRREKYTNEWLVVVANFTPNTHGSYKVGVPVEGFYEEIFNSDGSRYGGSNKGNMGGKETINYNIHDYQNALELALPPLSVSIFKHQSKK